In a single window of the Nitrospirota bacterium genome:
- the purH gene encoding bifunctional phosphoribosylaminoimidazolecarboxamide formyltransferase/IMP cyclohydrolase: protein MAKVRRALLSVSEKSGVAELARELEAMGVEILSTGGTARALRDAGVTVKDVSEHTGFPEMMEGRLKTLHPKIHGGLLGRRDRPEDVKDMERHGIAPIDMVVVNLYPFEATVSRPGVALAEAIENIDIGGPTMLRSAAKNYADVTVVVDPADYARVLEEMRATGGEVTGETRFRLARKVFAHTARYDALIAEYLEGVAGGGEEAFPGSLTLALRRKSILRYGENPHQRAAAYEKREPGALSLFDADILQGKEMSFNNYCDTHAALLLALEFTEPVCAIIKHNNPCGVALGEGPADAYVKAARTDPVSAFGGVLAFNVPVDEDAAREILKMFVEVVIAPDFAAGAVKAFGAKPNIRLLRLPDMRKPLGGFDLKSIAGGVVIQDWDTREVDVASLRAVTRRQPTEEEREALDFAWRVSKHVKSNAIVYAFRDRTVGIGIGQTSRVYSARVGAINALEPLDGTVVASDGFFPFRDGIDGVKKVGVTAVIQPGGSVKDAEVIEAADQHDIAMLLTGVRHFKH, encoded by the coding sequence ATGGCGAAAGTGAGGCGGGCGCTGCTGAGCGTGTCGGAGAAGTCCGGAGTGGCGGAGCTGGCCCGCGAACTGGAGGCCATGGGCGTGGAGATACTCTCCACCGGCGGGACCGCCAGGGCCTTGAGGGACGCGGGCGTCACGGTGAAGGACGTCTCCGAGCACACGGGCTTCCCCGAGATGATGGAGGGCCGGCTCAAGACCCTTCATCCGAAGATACACGGCGGCCTCCTGGGCAGGCGCGACCGGCCCGAAGACGTGAAGGACATGGAGCGCCACGGCATCGCGCCCATCGACATGGTGGTAGTGAACCTCTACCCCTTCGAGGCCACCGTCTCCCGCCCCGGGGTCGCCCTGGCCGAGGCCATCGAGAACATAGACATCGGGGGGCCGACCATGCTCAGGTCGGCGGCCAAAAACTACGCCGACGTCACCGTGGTGGTGGACCCCGCCGACTATGCCCGAGTGCTCGAGGAGATGCGGGCCACCGGCGGGGAGGTGACCGGGGAGACCCGGTTCCGCCTGGCCCGGAAGGTCTTCGCCCACACGGCCCGCTACGACGCCCTCATCGCGGAGTACCTGGAGGGCGTAGCCGGAGGGGGGGAGGAGGCCTTCCCCGGGAGCCTGACCCTGGCCCTGAGGAGAAAGTCCATCCTCCGCTACGGGGAAAACCCCCACCAGAGGGCCGCGGCCTACGAAAAGCGGGAGCCCGGCGCCCTGAGCCTCTTTGACGCCGATATCCTCCAGGGCAAGGAGATGTCCTTCAACAACTACTGCGACACCCACGCCGCCCTCCTTCTGGCCCTGGAGTTCACCGAGCCCGTCTGCGCCATCATCAAGCACAACAACCCCTGCGGCGTGGCCCTGGGCGAAGGCCCCGCGGACGCCTACGTCAAGGCCGCCCGGACCGACCCGGTGAGCGCCTTCGGCGGGGTGCTGGCCTTCAACGTCCCGGTGGACGAGGATGCGGCCAGGGAGATACTGAAGATGTTCGTCGAAGTGGTCATAGCCCCGGACTTCGCCGCGGGGGCCGTGAAGGCCTTCGGGGCAAAGCCCAACATCAGGCTCCTCCGGCTCCCGGACATGAGAAAACCCCTGGGCGGGTTCGACCTGAAGAGCATCGCCGGGGGAGTGGTCATCCAGGACTGGGACACCAGGGAGGTGGACGTGGCCAGCCTTCGGGCCGTCACCAGAAGGCAGCCCACCGAAGAGGAGCGGGAGGCCCTGGACTTTGCCTGGCGGGTCTCCAAGCACGTCAAGAGCAACGCCATCGTCTACGCCTTTCGCGACCGCACCGTGGGCATCGGCATCGGGCAGACCAGCCGGGTGTACTCGGCCCGGGTGGGCGCCATCAACGCCCTGGAGCCCCTGGACGGCACCGTGGTAGCCTCCGACGGGTTCTTCCCCTTCCGTGACGGCATAGACGGGGTGAAGAAGGTGGGCGTGACTGCGGTCATCCAGCCCGGCGGCTCGGTGAAGGACGCCGAGGTCATCGAGGCCGCCGACCAGCACGACATCGCCATGCTCCTGACCGGGGTGCGGCACTTCAAGCACTGA